A window of Halobacillus naozhouensis genomic DNA:
GAATTTATAGGACGTTTCGTATTTGTAATTTGTTTTGGTCCATTTGGCCACATTCTTAAGCCAATAATTCCTTCACTCTTAAGACTTTTTAGTATTTCTTGACCTTTCTCACCATCCCAAAATTTATAGGCTGCCTCGTTGGTGCTAAATACAAATGGTAAGGATGGAACGTTAAATGCCGGGTTCATACCAACCATTTTGGACATGTCCGGCATAATAAATTGGACATTATTGGCTTGAAGGTTTTTCACTTCAGTTTTATCATCAAACAACTGACCATTTGGATAAACCTGTACTTTGATTTTACCGTTGGAGTTTTCTTCAATATGTTTAGCCATGGCTTCTGCTGCCTTGTTCTTAGGTGTGTTTTCTGCAACTACGTGGGAGATTTTAATGGTCATTTCTTGTATTCCGCTGCTACTGCTGCTTTCACTGTTACTTTCCCCATTACTAGAAGAAGATGATTCACTGGATCCTCCACAAGCCGCAAGAGTAAGAACAAGGATTAATCCTAAAAGAGTTAATGTTGCTTTTTTGACAAAATACATGTCGTTACTTCCCCCTTGAAAAATTTGTCATTTACATTGAAGCGCTTACAAAAAAGGCGTCATTGCCCTCATTTATTTAGGCTGCCTACAACCTGATACTCTTATCACCTCCCAACTCTATGCTTAATATGTTATAATTTTCTGAAAAGATTTAATAGTTTCTGTAGGTAAAGAAATGATTATGTAACTAAAATAAGCAAAAACAACGCTTATTTGGAAAACGCTTACATAACATTTTGGATACAATATCCAAAGGAGGATACAGGTTGAAATTTGCTGGAAGATATTTCAGTTTACATGCAGCAATTGTTTGGTTTGTCTGTATTGTCATGATCTTAGCTTTTACGGTGACAGGATTCTTAATTAGTAAAGAAGTTGCGGAGCGGACAAGGAAGGATGTAGCTGAGAAAACGTTAAATGTAGCCCGTATGGTTGGGCACTCGCCTATTGTCATAAATGGACTTCAATATAAGAGTCAAGAGGATGAACTCCAAAAATTTGCGGAAAGAATCCGTAAGTTAACAGATGTCCGCTTTGTCGTAGTTATGAATATGGAGGGGATCCGAAAGACTCATCCGGACCCTTGGAAGGTGGGGAAACATTTTGTCGGGGGAGATGAAGAGAGGGCTTTAGAAGGGGAGGAGTATACATCAATTGCTGAAGGAACCTTGGGCGCATCACTGAGGGCTTTTGAACCTATTTACAATCATAATAATGTACAAGTTGGTGCGGTGTCTGTAGGGGTTCTTTTAAATAAAGTAAATAGGGCAGTTAATAGAAGTAAACAAATTATTTATGTAGGGGTTGGTCTTGGTGTAGTGGTTGGAATTATCGGAGCACTTTTTTTAGCCAATAGGGTGAAAAAAGTTTTGTTTGGTCTAGAACCTTATGAGATTGCAGGGATTATGCAGGAACGCAATGCCATGATTGAGTCTGTTAGAGAAGGAATTTTGGCTATTAATCAAAATCGAGAAATTATAATAGCCAATGCTGAAGCTACCCGAATGTTTGAGAAAGCTGGGATTCAAGGTAACCCTGTGGGGATGACAATTGAAGAATATATGCCTTTCTCGCGCCTAGTAAATGTACTAGAAAATGGAAAAGGGGAATTTGATCAGGAGAGAAATATTGAGGAGGTGACGTTTGTTGTGAACCGTGTTCCCGTTAAAGTAGATGGTCAAATTGTTGGAGCGATTGCAACTTTTAGGGATCGGACAGAGCTGAAACATTTAGCTGAGCAATTAACGGGTGTAAAGTTATATGCTGAGGCATTACGGGTGAGAAGCCATGAATTTATGAACAAGCTGCATGTCATTTTAGGGATGGTGTATATTGGTGAATATGAAAAGCTTACCTCGTATATTCATCAAATTACTGAGAATCAGAAAATGGAATTTGACTCCATTTCACGTTTCGTAAAGGACCCTGTGCTTGCCGGTTTCTTATTAAGCAAGATGAGCTATGCGCGTGAGCAGGGCGTGAATCTTACTGTTCAAGGTGAAACAGTTCTGCCTAAACCAAATAATCCTGAAATCATGGACGGGGTTATTACGGTTGTTGGTAATTTAATTGATAATTCTATTGAAGCGGTACAGGATTTTAATAATAAAAATATTGATGTGGTTATTGATTATGACGGTGAGTTTCTGTTGTTTGATGTTGTTGATAACAAAGGGGGGATTCCAGTTGAAATCCGTAAAAAGATTTTTAAAAAGGGATTCTCTACTAAAGGGAACAATCGTGGATACGGATTGTTTCTTGTAAGAAAGACTGTACAAAGCATGGATGGAGATGTTGAATTGTTTACTAATGATGAGTACACGATGTTTTCCGTGGAACTTCCATATGATTGTAAGGAGGAATCAGCGTGATCAAAGTGCTAATAGTAGAAGATGATCCAATGGTGGCAGACATTAACAAAAGCTATTTACGTGCTATTAATGGGTTTGAATGTGCAGGGGTTGCTATGAATACGAATGAGGCCATGAATTTAATTAAAAATCAGGATATTGAGCTTGTGCTGCTTGATATTTTTATGCCAGGGAAGAACGGTATTGACCTATTAGTAGACATTAGGAATGAATACAAGAGTTTGGATGCTATTGTGATCTCGGCTGCAAGCGATATGCAAAACATTAAATCGGCCCTTCGTTTAGGTGCGGTTGATTATTTAATTAAGCCTTTTGAGTTTGACCGATTTAGGTCTGCATTAAAGAAGTATAAGAATGAGTATGATTTGATGAATCAAAAAGAAAGCATGGTACAAGATGAATTAGATAATCAACTGTTAAGACAGAATAAAATGATGGAGCACTGTGAATCCCTTCCTAAAGGACTAACAAGGGAAACGCTCCAGGTTGTTGTAGAAAGTATCATTGAAAACAATAATAAACCTTTCACTACAGAGATGTTAGCTGAGAGAGTGGGGGTTTCTCGTGTGTCAACTCGTAAATATTTAAAATTTCTAACGAATATTGAAATGGTTTCTGTTAATCACCACTACAAAAAGACTGGTCGTCCCATTCATATGTATGAGGTCAATTATGAAAAAACTGGTATAATTAAGCCTTATTTGAACGTTGACCTCCCGTAATTTCTTTCCTCAGTTATTTTACTTACAAAAGCTTTTTTTTACCTACTAAAACTATAAAGAATCTTCGGAAAATTGTAATATCTAAGAAAAGGAGGGCAGGGATTATGGAAGCTCATTAATGAAAGCGGTTACTATAAATGATTGATGCAGATTGACAAA
This region includes:
- a CDS encoding DctP family TRAP transporter solute-binding subunit; the encoded protein is MYFVKKATLTLLGLILVLTLAACGGSSESSSSSNGESNSESSSSSGIQEMTIKISHVVAENTPKNKAAEAMAKHIEENSNGKIKVQVYPNGQLFDDKTEVKNLQANNVQFIMPDMSKMVGMNPAFNVPSLPFVFSTNEAAYKFWDGEKGQEILKSLKSEGIIGLRMWPNGPKQITNTKRPINSPDDLEGLKLRVQGGQVLASIFKNLNAGPLQLPFGQLYTALEQGTVDGQVNTFSNIATKKLGDVQKYITTNWGAARVDYALLTNQKFWNSLNEETKKVVQAGIDHGTKKARELAEKLNQEAFETIKKRGKMEIHELTPEERKVFQKALQPVYEEFKDEVGADVIKAAKAASAK
- the dcuS gene encoding DcuS/MalK family sensor histidine kinase, translating into MKFAGRYFSLHAAIVWFVCIVMILAFTVTGFLISKEVAERTRKDVAEKTLNVARMVGHSPIVINGLQYKSQEDELQKFAERIRKLTDVRFVVVMNMEGIRKTHPDPWKVGKHFVGGDEERALEGEEYTSIAEGTLGASLRAFEPIYNHNNVQVGAVSVGVLLNKVNRAVNRSKQIIYVGVGLGVVVGIIGALFLANRVKKVLFGLEPYEIAGIMQERNAMIESVREGILAINQNREIIIANAEATRMFEKAGIQGNPVGMTIEEYMPFSRLVNVLENGKGEFDQERNIEEVTFVVNRVPVKVDGQIVGAIATFRDRTELKHLAEQLTGVKLYAEALRVRSHEFMNKLHVILGMVYIGEYEKLTSYIHQITENQKMEFDSISRFVKDPVLAGFLLSKMSYAREQGVNLTVQGETVLPKPNNPEIMDGVITVVGNLIDNSIEAVQDFNNKNIDVVIDYDGEFLLFDVVDNKGGIPVEIRKKIFKKGFSTKGNNRGYGLFLVRKTVQSMDGDVELFTNDEYTMFSVELPYDCKEESA
- a CDS encoding response regulator, giving the protein MIKVLIVEDDPMVADINKSYLRAINGFECAGVAMNTNEAMNLIKNQDIELVLLDIFMPGKNGIDLLVDIRNEYKSLDAIVISAASDMQNIKSALRLGAVDYLIKPFEFDRFRSALKKYKNEYDLMNQKESMVQDELDNQLLRQNKMMEHCESLPKGLTRETLQVVVESIIENNNKPFTTEMLAERVGVSRVSTRKYLKFLTNIEMVSVNHHYKKTGRPIHMYEVNYEKTGIIKPYLNVDLP